The following is a genomic window from Methanothermobacter tenebrarum.
TATACAAACCCAGAATCCACACCAATCATTATAGGAGACGAACTAATCGGCCGAATCAGCCTAGAAAAGGATGAAGGCTTTAATGAATTCGATATTAAAGTTATTAAGAGGTTTGCTCAATATCTCGGACTTGCACTTCACCGCATAGAATACGAAAAAAGGCTTATAAAACACCAAGCAAGGTTGAAGATACTTAACAAGGTATTGAAGGCATCAAAGACGGATAAAAGATAAAATAGAAAGTTTCCTTAAAAGAATACTTGATATCATAATAGATGATCTAAAATTTGAAAATGGGAGCATCATAGTTAATGGGAAAATAATATACAAGAGAGGATCCATCATACCAGAAAAGAGGATCCCAGAAGATACCACCCTTAAAAGGGAGGGTGAAAAGAGAATCCTCAGGATACCTTTAAGGTTCCAAGGGAGCGCATTTGGTGTGATAGAAGCCTATAGTACCAAGAAAGTGCCTAAAATGGAATTTATCAGATTATTTGCTGATGAGATAAATGAGGCTATTTCGAAGATAATAACCCAGATGAACCTCCAGCAGTCACTCCATGAAAAGGAGGCTCTGCTAAGGGAAGTTCACCATCGCGTGAAAAATAACCTACAAATCATATCAAGTCTATTATCATTGCAAGCAAAATATTGTGGAAGTGAAGAAGTGAAAAATATCCTATCAGACAGCCAAGCAAGGATAAAATCCCTCGCACTAGTACATGAGAAACTCTACAAGACAGAAACCATCACCAATATAAGCTCCAAAGACTACCTAGAAAGTCTTGCCCGAGACCTTATAAACTTCCAAGCCCCAAGGCCAATAAAAATACGCCTAGAAACTGATATAGATGATATACCCCTTGAAATGGACAAGTGCATACCCCTTGGACTCATAACAAACGAACTTATAATGAACTCCATGAAACATGCTTTCCCAGAAAAAGAGGGGATAATAAGCGTGAAATTTAAATGCCGAGAAGATAAATGCAACCTTGAAATATCAGATAATGGTAAGGGCCTCCCGGAAGATTTTGACATTGAAAAGGTATCATCCCTTGGCTTGCAGCTCGTCATAGGCCTTGTAAGACAATTGGATGGAGAATTCAAGATAGAATCAGATGGTGGGACATCATTCACTATGAACTTCCCACTCTAGCCTCCCCTTAGAGTTTCTAAGAGTATGCTCTTTTCAATTCTTGTGATGAAAACTCTCATCTTTAAGAGTTGATCAGGGTTTGTTGATATGCCATCCACGCCCATTCTTATAAGTTTTTCCACAATATTATAATCTGTTGCTGCATACCCGGCTATACACGTTTTTATTCCCTCCCTAGAACATACTCTGATAATATTATCTACGAGTCCAAGAAGAGCTGGATGGGTTAAATCGAATAGTTTCGCAACCCTCACACCCCTCCTGTCCACTGCTAGGGTGCACATGGCAAGATCGCTCATCCCAATGGATACAAAATCAAGACCATAATCTATGAATTCTCTAATTTGTAAGGCGGCTGATGGCGTTTCCACTGATAATCCAACTTCAAGGTCGCGGTGAGGTTTCAAACCACACTCTTCTAATATTCTCTTAGCGGACAAGTATTCGCTCCCATCCCTTACAAAGGGGAACTTGAGGCCGAGGTTGGAATATCCATCATCTATAAGCTCTTTTATCGCCCTGAATTCTGCCTTTAGCACTTCAACGTCCCTAAGATCCTTGTAGATGCCCCTGAAGCCCAATAGTGGGTTTGGTTCTTCTGGTTCCACATCCCCCCCTTGAAGGTTCCTCAACTCATCAGTAGGGATGTCAAATGTCCTAAACCATACAGGTTTAGGATAAAAGGATTCAAGGACGAACTCAAGACCCTTTTTCAGAACATCAGTTAACCTGCCCTCCTCTAGGAGCCTATAAGGGTGTTTACCTGTTTCTATAACCATATGTTCTATTCTAACAGATCCTATACCATCAGCATAATCTGCTATCCTATCCGCGATTGATGGTATGTTCAGGTTCGTCATTAGCGTTGTCGCAGTATCCTCAAGAGGCAGCTCCTCTATAATTTCTTCCCATTCCATCACACCCTCATAAATGTTACCGGTTTTGCCATCAACTGTAACCACCATATCATCCTCTAGGATCTGGGTGGCTTTCTCGGTCCCTACTACACATGGTATTTTCAATTCTCGGAGTGTGATGGCAACATGACTTGTGAGGCCACCATAGTCTGTCACAACCGCGCCTACTCTTTTTAGTTGGGGGAGCATGTCCCTTGATACCCTTGGCGTTACTATGATCTCCCCGCCCTCAATAGACATCATATCCTTGAAGGATTCTATCTTTTTCACTCGTCCGCTTCTAATATAAGGGCTGGCCCCTATACCTTTGATGAGTTCCATATTTTTATCTTTGTAAATTCTGATAAAAAAGAGTATTGTTAATATTCGATGTAGTGGAATCTCTTCTCGATTAGGAAGACTATGAAGAATCCGATGATGGCTATTATAACTGCGAAGATCAAGGAGGGCGTGGATTGTATGATGGACATTTTACTATATGGGAGTCTCAAGGTTCCTATCATTAAGCCCACAAGGAATGCCATTGTCACAGCTTCATGATTTTTGAGAAGATAATCAAGGAACTTGGAAAAGCTTAGGATCCCTATGGCCGCGCCTCCGATGAATGTTATAATATCTGGGATTGAGAACTTGGCAAGGGCTTTGAGCATGTACTCATATTGGTTAAGGAGTAATAACATGAACGCTCCTGAAATCCCTGGTAGTATCATTGCACATATGGCGATAGCCCCTGACATGAATATTATGGGCAGGCTATGGTTTGCTTGGATGGGGTTTAAACCCACGAAGAAAAAGGCGAAAAGGAACCCTATAATAGCCGAGATGAGATTTTTTAATGAAAAACCGTCTATCCTATTGAAGACTAAGTAAGCTGAGGCTAATATGAGCCCCAGGAAGAATGAATAAGTGTATGCCATATAATAGGTTATGAGGAAAGATATAATCCTTGATATTGTTAAAATGGCTGTTCCTATCCCGAGAAGTAGTGGTATGAATAATTCGAAGTCTATTTCTTCTTTAGCCAATTTTATGGAAGATTTGAAGTCGGCTCTGAGGAGGGGTTTTAGGAATCTGAATCTGATTTTACTTATAGCATGGACTAATCTTTCATATATTCCTGTTATAAGTGCCATTGTCCCCCCTGAAACTCCAGGGATCGTATCAGCCGTGCCCATGAGGAAACCCCTTAAGAATATTGCGATGAAACTTGCAATCCTCATATTCCGACCTCTTCACGTTTTATAAGATTACACACTAAATAATAATCTGTGTGGGGGGGTAAACTGCAACGTTTTTACAATAATCCTCCACATGATATATACTTTTATACGATCCTTTCGGCTTCAAGGAACTTTTCACCTGCAATTTTAACCGTCAAAGCGCCAAGGGGTGCTGTGAATATTATTGATAGTACAGCCATGGCTAATATCAATTCTCCATGGGCCACCCCTAAAGATAATGGTATTGCACCTATGGCGGCTTGTACTGTCGCCTTTGGTATATATGCGAATATGCAGAATATCCTTTCTTTTAAATTTAATTGTGTGCCTAAAAGTGATATGTAGACGCCAAGGCTCCTAGCTAAAAGTCCTAGGATGATAATCACGACCCCTATAAAACCGGCCTTTAAAAGAAGGTTGAGGTCGACTTGCGCGCCTACAAGGACAAATAGGAGTATCTCTGCGAATATCCATATTTTATTAAATTTCTTTGACAATTTTAATCCCACTTCAGGCATTTTCTCCAATATTACAAGGCCTATGACCATGACACCTATGAGTGCTGCGATAGGAATGTATGAATTGAGAATGTCCCCCATATTCTTGAAGAGAATTGCTGTCGCGAGGACTATGAGGGTCTTTTCACTATCTCTCATCTTAAATCTTTTGAAAACTTGGATAAGGAAAAAACCTATGGCAGCTCCTCCCAGTATACCTAAAAGTATGGATAAGGGTACTCCCAAAATCTCCTTCACAATATTTATCTCCTTTCCAGTGTAGATTCCAAGGAATATTGAAAATATTGTTATTGAAATCACATCATCTATTGAGGCTCCTGTGAGGATTAAGGTTGGTATGCCCTTAGCTGTTCCCATCCGCCGTTCAATGAATGATAACATTTGGGGGACTATAACTGCAGGTGAGACAGCTGCTATGACAAATCCAAGTATACCAGCTTCTATTAAGGGCAAACCCAGTAGGAGAGAAGCTATTATCATTATGGTAAAGCCTTCAATGCAATCAGGGATGAAGCTCATCTTAACTGCGGCCATGCCAGCTTTTCTAAGACTTTCAATGTTTATACCGAAACCAGCTCTTAACAGGATTATTATGAGGGCTATGATCCTAAGGTCGCCTGAAATGGCTAATATATCCTTTGAGATGAGATTCAAGCCATGGGGGCCTAGTAACATGCCAAGAATGAGTATTCCTAAAAGTCCCGGTAATTTGATTTTTTCGAATATTCTGCCTAAAAGAAGTCCTAGAATGATAATAATAGCTATACTAAATGCAACATACTCCATTTGTAGAATCCCCTCCATGCTCTCTTTTTTGAAAGCAGGAGTCATCAGCTGAAAAAATAGCAGTTAAAGGTGGACTCCATCACCCTTCCTATTGGCATCACATCTTCTATCATAGTATATAAAGTTTATGGATGGCATCCCCCCAATGGGATGGTGGAAAAATTTTGTTGTGTGTGGGAACATTTAAATAGGATTTAGGTTCACCTAATATTCGAGGTTGTGTGATGATCACCCTAAAAAACCTTAAAACAGGAAAAAATGCCATAGTACGTGAGATAACAGGGGGGATCGGCCTAAAAAGGCGGCTAGAATCCCTTAATATAAGGGTTGGGAAGAAGATCCGGAAAGTATCAACTTTACCATTCCGCGGTCCTATAATCATCGAAGTTGACAATTGCAAGATAGCCATAGGCAGGGGCATGGCAGGTAAGATCCTAGTGGAGGTAATAGATGAAAATACTCCTCATGGGAAACCCTAACGTTGGCAAAAGTGTTGTCTTTTCAAGACTAACAGGTGCAAATGTCGTTGCATCAAATTATCCAGGTACAACAGTGGAATACACCAAGGGAACCCTCAAGGTGGATGATGAAAAAATCGAGGTAATAGACGTCCCGGGCACTTATTCTTTAACACCATTTTGTAAGGCCGAAGAAGTTGCAAGGGACATGTTCCTCAAAGAAAACCCAGACCTAATATTAAATGTGCTTGATTCAACAAACCTAGAACGGAATCTTTATCTAACACTCCAGATACTAGAAAAGAGGATGCCCACCATAATCGTTCTTAACATGTGGGATCTTGCAAAAAGAAAAGGAGTCCACCTCAACATTAAAAAACTCCAGGAAAGCCTAGGAGTCCCAGTAATACCAGTGACCGCAGTAAGCGGGGAAGGAATAAAACAACTAGTACACCTAATAAAAAAAATACTAGAAAAAAAAGAAGAACACACCCCAAGTATCCCGGAGATGGGTGATGAGGAAAAATGGAAATTCATAGGCAAACTACTACTAGAAATACAAAAGATAGAACATAGACACCCTACATTACTTGAAAAACTCGAAGACGCATCAGTACATCCCCTACTCGGAGTCCTAATAGGATTAATAGTAGCATACCTCACATTACAGTTTATAATAGGTATCGGAGAATTCCTCACCGGGAAAATCCTAGACCCATTCTTCTACAACTACTACGGCCCATTCATAACAAGGATCGTGGAATCAGCGTTCCCAAAAGGCCCCATACATGACATACTAGTAGGTACGGGCTACAATTACATGGAATCATTCGGGCTTCTGACAACAGGCATATACGTGCCGGTTGCAATCGTATTACCATACGTGTCACTATTTTACCTTGTGTTAGGCTTCCTTGAAGATCTCGGGTATCTGCCAAGGCTCGCAGTACTCACAGATAATATAATGCACAAGCTAGGATTGCACGGAGCCTCCATAATCTCACTCATACTAGGACTTGGATGTAACGTGCCAGGAGTCCTTGCCACAAGAATACTAGAAGATGAAAGGGAAAGATTCATAGCCCTAACACTACTATCAATATCTGTGCCGTGCATGGCCCAGACAGCAGTTATAATAGGACTACTAGGACCCTACGGTATAAAATATATTGCAATGGTATATGGGACGCTACTAACAATCTATATAACCGCTGGGTACATCCTAAACAAGATCATGAAAGGCGAAAGCCCCGAAATATTCCTTGAAATACCACCATACAAAATACCCCACATGGGGACGCTGCTTAAAAAAACATGGACCCGCATAAGAGGATTCCTCATAGAAGCCATACCATTCGTCTTCCTAGGAATCCTACTAGTAAACCTATTATATGTAGCGGGTATAATGCAGATCCTGACAAGCATACTTGCACCCATATTCTCAGGAGTGCTAGGCCTGCCCAAGGAAGCCGCAACTACCCTAATAATAGGATTCTTGAGAAAGGATATTGCCACTGGCCTGCTAGCACCACTACACCTCAGCCCAGAACAGCTAGTAGTGGCAACAACTGTCCTAGCGATCTATTTCCCATGTATTGCAACATTCGTAGTCCTTGCAAAGGAGATAGGGGTCAAGGGCATGATAAAAATAGGAATACTCATGGTGACACTAGCATTTCTTGTGGGTGGCATACAACACCTAATTCTACAAACAATTATATGAAAGATAATATCAAAATATACTATTTGGGGCCGGTGGTCTAGGGGTTAGGATACCTCGCTCACAACGAGGTGGTCGCGAGTTCGAATCTCGCCCGGCCCACTCATACGCTCTTTTCTATCCTGATAAGTAAAGGAACAGCTAGAAGTTGCATTATAACCGAAAAGATGACCAATGCTAACAATGAGATCTCATAGAATATACCCATAAAGAGGCTGCCAAGGAACCATGAAAAGCCGAATAGTAAATTGAAGATTCCATAGGCGGACCCGCGCCTATCGGATGGGATTATCCTTGCTATAGCAGCTCTCATAATAGACTCTTGGGCGCCCATGCCAACACCCCACAATATAACACCAAAAACGGCCGCCAGCACACCACCAAGGAATGCTAAAGGAGCGAATAATGAAGATAATATGACAGATACTATCATAACCTTGAAACCATAATAATCGAAAAATTTCCCAAATAATAATGCTGAAAGAGCATCCACAAGCATCGCAAGGGCGTACAATACAGGTATCATAAAATCCCCAAATAACATCACATTCTTAAAATGGTATCCAATAAGGGGGAAATCAGCATAACCAACACCTATAAGACATACAACACCAAGATACAACCAGAAAACCGACCCGGGAGACCTTAAGGGTTCTGCTCTCCCAACCTCCAATTCATGCGGGCTTGGAAATAGAAAATATGCCACCACTAACGTTAAAATGGCAAAAACCGCAGGCAATCCAAGGAATGTGAAACCTGTCCTATAACCCCCTCTAAAATATAATACAAGAAAGACCATCAAAGGCCCCAATATCGCCCCTACCTGGTCGAGGGCCTCGTGGATGCCAAAACCCCACCCATGACCTACCTGGCTTGTAGCATATGACAACATAACATCCCTAGCTGGTGTCCTGAAACCCTTCCCTATCCTTTCAAGGATTATCAATAGGATTGCTAACTGCCAATTAAAGGCCAATGCAAGCAATGGGACAACCACCAAATTCATAATATAACCTGTGAATGTGATGAGCCAGTAACGACGAGTCTTATCAGCAACATACCCCGAGAAAAGTCGTATAATATAACCTGAAAGTTCCCCCAGGCCACTGGCGAAACCTACCATCGTGGCGCTTGCACCTAGCATTAAAAGGAACGGTCCTGTTATCCCCCTCGCACCCTCATATGTCATGTCAGCAAAGAGACTGACCAATCCTAGGAGTATTATAAATTTACCCGCTCTCTTCATATCTTATTTCTCCATGATTTTACTAGCTAATATTTATATGCTCCTGGAAGCTTTAAAGGGTCTTCTAGGATACTCCAGGTGTCTTGCACGTTCTTAACATCTTCCAGATTGGAGGTTTATGGGGGGGATGGAATATTACTCCTCAAAGGAATTTAAACAGGGGGGATAAAATTTCATAGTATGGGGAGTTCGCAATCTAATGGAGGGGGGCCTGTTTAGAGGAAGTTCATGGTTATTATAAGCTTTTTTTGTGGGTTTTTGATTGCTGGAATGGGGCGTGTTCATATTAGTAGGACAGCTATTATTCCTGAAAGGAATATCCCATCAAAGGTTCCAGCCCCTCCTATACTTGCTATTGGAGCGCCTAGATCTTTTATCCTGTGGAGGTTTAGGATGTCGGCTCCTATCAGGGCCCCCATGGTCCCTGAGATGTATGCGACCACAACCGGATTCTCTCCACCGATGATTAGTGCTGTTATCGCCGCTGTGATTGGGGGTATGAAGGCGGGAATAGCTATCCCAAGCCCTTTTATGGGCCGGGCGAATATTTTACATACTACAGTCACTATTATTATCCCGAGTATAGAATTAGAGAGGAGGTGTGGATTACCTGATAAACGTAGAAGTTCATATGCTACTATTGTGAGGGGTATTATAGCGCCTCCAAGGTTTACTGCGAGTACCGTTTTTTTCATTCCATGGTATGGTATCCTATAATTTATCCCGAAAAATCTTATCTCCCTTATTTCTTCGACTTCGCTTATCCACTCTTTTATGGGGATGTTTATACTACTTCCAATCAATGATAACCAGAATAGGGAGTATGCTAATGGTAGTGGTATTCCAAGGCGTGTGAATGCTATCATCACACTCCCAGCGAAGACTAGGAAAAGGAATGGTAGAAATAATAGTAATAGTATGAAGAGGAATAGTGATTGGCTCCTATGATGGAAACCCTGATATTTGTTCATCGTTTTATTCTCCAATCGCACCAATACTACAAGCTTGAAGATTTTATAATATAAAGGGCCTTGTAGGTGTATTCTAATTCGGATATGCCAAGGTATGATGATCTCCTGAATCCGCCGTCACTGTTTTGTAATGATAATACAAACTTTAAAATATTATCTTTGTTTTTAAATTTAAGGTTTAGTATTTCGCTTATCCTAAAACCTGCATATACTGTTTCTATATATGGTGGATAGGAGATGGGTGTGAAGGACCATAATCCATTATCCTCACAATATTTAAGATAATTTTTTATATCTTTTTTATTGGGTTTGTATTTGTGGGCTTTTAAGATTTCAAGAGCATATTGCGTGTTTATTATATCAGATCCATATTTTCCGAAGCCCCCATCATGGTTTTGTTGTGATATGATCCAATCCACGATATCATCTAATATTATATTATGCATTCTAAGCACTGAATCTATATAATATGTTATCTCGAATTGAGATCTCTGATAAGTTTCCTCTAATCTCTTGATAAATTTTTCAGGTATCTCATAATCTTTATTATATTCTTTGAGTATACTACACCTGTAGAATAATCCTTGGGCAGTGAATGACCCCCTTCTATGGACTTCTTCAACCCATTTAAGGGTCTTTTCGAGATTCTCTGGTTCCTCGCCGAGTAACTGTAAACTCTTAATGGCATAGTATGTATTCTTTGAATCAGGGAGACCCTCATATAAAGTATATCCTCCGTCTTCGTGACTTCTATTCCTTATAAAATCCAAGATTTTATCCTCGAAAGTTGGCACTATGATCCCCCAGTTACAAGGAAAATTCTAATAGTGTACTTATATATAATTATTGGGTGGAGATTCATTACATAATATAATTCTACTCCTTGGATGATGATTCTATGATCAGGAAGTGCAGTGAATGTAAAGGTAAGGGTTACAAGGTTAAAAGTTATAAAATCTGTGAAGCTTGTCACGGCACAGGCTTCCAATCAACTGAGGATATAAGTAAACATGTTAAAGGACTCCCCGAGACTGCGAAACAAAAATTTCACCTAGAAGATATACAGGAGGTGCCCTGTCCAGTATGTAAAGGTAAAGGAGAGATCGAAGTTAGAGAAAAATGTAGTGCATGTGATGGTAAAGGAGAAATAAACATATGCCCCAAATGTGGCAAAATAATCGAAGGAACTAGCAAGTATTGTCCAGATTGTCAGAAAAAGGATAAAGTCTACATATTACATCCTGCCTGCACCATAGAAGACCTTGAAAGGGACAAGATCTATAAGGGTAAAATAACAAGGATAGAAGATTATGGCGTGTTTGTAAGCTTGAACAATAAAGTATGGGGGCTGATGCGCGGTATCTTCCCGGATTACAAGATAGGGGATGAAGTACTCGTGAAGGTAGCCCAGATAAACCACTATAAGGGGGAAGTCGACCTCCTACTGGCCTCCATAAGCGGCTCCTATGAAGTCGTTAAATTAAAAAAGGACATCCCAAGGACTAGGATAGGGAAAATAGACAACAAGAGCCTGGGGAAGACTATACGTATCGTTGGGGAGGTTATACAAATCCAACAGACAACAGGTCCCACAATCTTCACAATATCTGATGAAACAGGGACAACTTCAGTAGCTGCATTCGACGAGCCAGGTATAAGAGCCTACCCCCATATACAAGTAGGCCATATTGTAGAGGTTATAGGGGAAGTTAACCAGCACAGTGGGAGAATACAGATAGAATCAGAGATCATAGAGCGTCTCATAGG
Proteins encoded in this region:
- a CDS encoding DUF1614 domain-containing protein; translation: MNKYQGFHHRSQSLFLFILLLLFLPFLFLVFAGSVMIAFTRLGIPLPLAYSLFWLSLIGSSINIPIKEWISEVEEIREIRFFGINYRIPYHGMKKTVLAVNLGGAIIPLTIVAYELLRLSGNPHLLSNSILGIIIVTVVCKIFARPIKGLGIAIPAFIPPITAAITALIIGGENPVVVAYISGTMGALIGADILNLHRIKDLGAPIASIGGAGTFDGIFLSGIIAVLLI
- a CDS encoding FeoA family protein — its product is MITLKNLKTGKNAIVREITGGIGLKRRLESLNIRVGKKIRKVSTLPFRGPIIIEVDNCKIAIGRGMAGKILVEVIDENTPHGKP
- a CDS encoding DUF368 domain-containing protein; amino-acid sequence: MRIASFIAIFLRGFLMGTADTIPGVSGGTMALITGIYERLVHAISKIRFRFLKPLLRADFKSSIKLAKEEIDFELFIPLLLGIGTAILTISRIISFLITYYMAYTYSFFLGLILASAYLVFNRIDGFSLKNLISAIIGFLFAFFFVGLNPIQANHSLPIIFMSGAIAICAMILPGISGAFMLLLLNQYEYMLKALAKFSIPDIITFIGGAAIGILSFSKFLDYLLKNHEAVTMAFLVGLMIGTLRLPYSKMSIIQSTPSLIFAVIIAIIGFFIVFLIEKRFHYIEY
- a CDS encoding prenyltransferase/squalene oxidase repeat-containing protein, which produces MPTFEDKILDFIRNRSHEDGGYTLYEGLPDSKNTYYAIKSLQLLGEEPENLEKTLKWVEEVHRRGSFTAQGLFYRCSILKEYNKDYEIPEKFIKRLEETYQRSQFEITYYIDSVLRMHNIILDDIVDWIISQQNHDGGFGKYGSDIINTQYALEILKAHKYKPNKKDIKNYLKYCEDNGLWSFTPISYPPYIETVYAGFRISEILNLKFKNKDNILKFVLSLQNSDGGFRRSSYLGISELEYTYKALYIIKSSSL
- a CDS encoding putative PEP-binding protein yields the protein MELIKGIGASPYIRSGRVKKIESFKDMMSIEGGEIIVTPRVSRDMLPQLKRVGAVVTDYGGLTSHVAITLRELKIPCVVGTEKATQILEDDMVVTVDGKTGNIYEGVMEWEEIIEELPLEDTATTLMTNLNIPSIADRIADYADGIGSVRIEHMVIETGKHPYRLLEEGRLTDVLKKGLEFVLESFYPKPVWFRTFDIPTDELRNLQGGDVEPEEPNPLLGFRGIYKDLRDVEVLKAEFRAIKELIDDGYSNLGLKFPFVRDGSEYLSAKRILEECGLKPHRDLEVGLSVETPSAALQIREFIDYGLDFVSIGMSDLAMCTLAVDRRGVRVAKLFDLTHPALLGLVDNIIRVCSREGIKTCIAGYAATDYNIVEKLIRMGVDGISTNPDQLLKMRVFITRIEKSILLETLRGG
- a CDS encoding cation:proton antiporter: MEYVAFSIAIIIILGLLLGRIFEKIKLPGLLGILILGMLLGPHGLNLISKDILAISGDLRIIALIIILLRAGFGINIESLRKAGMAAVKMSFIPDCIEGFTIMIIASLLLGLPLIEAGILGFVIAAVSPAVIVPQMLSFIERRMGTAKGIPTLILTGASIDDVISITIFSIFLGIYTGKEINIVKEILGVPLSILLGILGGAAIGFFLIQVFKRFKMRDSEKTLIVLATAILFKNMGDILNSYIPIAALIGVMVIGLVILEKMPEVGLKLSKKFNKIWIFAEILLFVLVGAQVDLNLLLKAGFIGVVIIILGLLARSLGVYISLLGTQLNLKERIFCIFAYIPKATVQAAIGAIPLSLGVAHGELILAMAVLSIIFTAPLGALTVKIAGEKFLEAERIV
- a CDS encoding sensor histidine kinase; protein product: MIEAYSTKKVPKMEFIRLFADEINEAISKIITQMNLQQSLHEKEALLREVHHRVKNNLQIISSLLSLQAKYCGSEEVKNILSDSQARIKSLALVHEKLYKTETITNISSKDYLESLARDLINFQAPRPIKIRLETDIDDIPLEMDKCIPLGLITNELIMNSMKHAFPEKEGIISVKFKCREDKCNLEISDNGKGLPEDFDIEKVSSLGLQLVIGLVRQLDGEFKIESDGGTSFTMNFPL
- a CDS encoding ferrous iron transporter B; translated protein: MKILLMGNPNVGKSVVFSRLTGANVVASNYPGTTVEYTKGTLKVDDEKIEVIDVPGTYSLTPFCKAEEVARDMFLKENPDLILNVLDSTNLERNLYLTLQILEKRMPTIIVLNMWDLAKRKGVHLNIKKLQESLGVPVIPVTAVSGEGIKQLVHLIKKILEKKEEHTPSIPEMGDEEKWKFIGKLLLEIQKIEHRHPTLLEKLEDASVHPLLGVLIGLIVAYLTLQFIIGIGEFLTGKILDPFFYNYYGPFITRIVESAFPKGPIHDILVGTGYNYMESFGLLTTGIYVPVAIVLPYVSLFYLVLGFLEDLGYLPRLAVLTDNIMHKLGLHGASIISLILGLGCNVPGVLATRILEDERERFIALTLLSISVPCMAQTAVIIGLLGPYGIKYIAMVYGTLLTIYITAGYILNKIMKGESPEIFLEIPPYKIPHMGTLLKKTWTRIRGFLIEAIPFVFLGILLVNLLYVAGIMQILTSILAPIFSGVLGLPKEAATTLIIGFLRKDIATGLLAPLHLSPEQLVVATTVLAIYFPCIATFVVLAKEIGVKGMIKIGILMVTLAFLVGGIQHLILQTII
- a CDS encoding MFS transporter, producing the protein MKRAGKFIILLGLVSLFADMTYEGARGITGPFLLMLGASATMVGFASGLGELSGYIIRLFSGYVADKTRRYWLITFTGYIMNLVVVPLLALAFNWQLAILLIILERIGKGFRTPARDVMLSYATSQVGHGWGFGIHEALDQVGAILGPLMVFLVLYFRGGYRTGFTFLGLPAVFAILTLVVAYFLFPSPHELEVGRAEPLRSPGSVFWLYLGVVCLIGVGYADFPLIGYHFKNVMLFGDFMIPVLYALAMLVDALSALLFGKFFDYYGFKVMIVSVILSSLFAPLAFLGGVLAAVFGVILWGVGMGAQESIMRAAIARIIPSDRRGSAYGIFNLLFGFSWFLGSLFMGIFYEISLLALVIFSVIMQLLAVPLLIRIEKSV